The Fusobacterium pseudoperiodonticum DNA window GTTTAAAACCAGCTTCTATTTTAATTGAAACAACAGAAGAACTATCATATAAGAATGCTATTTACTTAGGAGAAGTTAGTGACAAATTTGAAGGAAAGGTAAATGGAGAAAATATTAATTTAGAAAATGTTGAATCAGTTTGGCTAAATAAATTAAAATCTATCTTCCCATACAAATTAGAGGAAGAAATAGAAACTTATGATATTAAAAATAAAATATCTGAAAAGAAAATATATAAGTCATCTATAACTATTGCGAAACCAAGAGTAGTTATAGCTGCTTTCCCAGGAACTAACTCTGAATATGATATGTACAATAGATTTAATGAAAATGGTGCTGAAGCAAAGATAACTTTACTTAGAAACTTGACACAAAATCATTTAGCTGAATCTGTTGATCAAATGTGTAAAGATTTAAGAAATTCTCAAATATTTGTTTTACCAGGTGGATTTAGTGCAGGAGATGAGCCAGATGGTTCTGGAAAATTCATGGCAGCAGTTTTACAAAACCCTAAACTTATGGATGAAATAAAAGCTTTCTTAGGTAGAGATGGACTTATCTTAGGAGTATGTAATGGTTTCCAAGCTTTAGTTAAATCTGGACTTTTACCTTATGGAGAAATAGGAAATGTTCATGAAAATTCTCCTACTCTTACATTCAATAAGATAGGTAGACATATTTCTCAATTAGTAAAGACTAAAATTGTTACAAATAATTCGCCTTGGTTATCATCATTTGAAATAGGAGAAACATTTGATATACCTGTATCTCATGGAGAAGGAAGATTCTATGCTAGTGATGAGGTACTAAAACAATTATTTGAAAATGGCCAAATAGCAACTCAATATGTTGACTTCGACTTGAATGCTACAAGTGAATTCAGATTTAACCCTAATGGTTCAAGTTTAGCTATAGAAGGAATTATATCTCCTGATGGTAAGATATTTGGAAAAATGGGACACTCAGAAAGATATTCAAAAGATACATTTAAGAATATACCAGGTAATAAAGATCAAAACTTAATACTAAATGGAATAAAATACTTTAAATAATATGGAGGAAAAATGAAAGTAGGAATAATATTTGGAAGTAAATCAGATGTTGATGTAATGAAAGGAGCAGCAGATTGCCTAAAAAAGTTTGGAATTGAATATACAGCTCATGTGCTATCAGCTCATAGAGTTCCTGAACTTTTAGAAGAAACATTAGAAAAATTTGAAAAAGAAGATTATGGGGTTATCATTGCGGGAGCAGGTCTTGCAGCACATTTACCAGGAGTTATAGCTTCAAAAACTGTTTTACCTGTAATAGGTGTACCTATAAAAGCAGCAGTAGAAGGTTTAGATGCACTATTTTCAATAGTACAAATGCCAAAATCAATTCCTGTTGCGACTGTAGCAATAAATAATTCATACAATGCTGGAATGTTAGCAGTAGAGATATTAGCAGTTGGAAATAAAGATTTAAGAGGAAAACTTTTAGAATTTAGAAAAGAAATGAAAGAAGATTTCAAAAAAAATATACATGTAGAATTATAATAAAAAGGAAGATTTTATTTAAAAATTAGGAGGGAATAAAAATGGAAAAAGGAAAATTTATTTATGAAGGAAAGGCAAAACAATTATATGAAACTGATGATAAGGATTTAGTTATCGTTCACTATAAAGATGATGCGACTGCTGGAAATGGAGCTAAAAAAGGAACTATCCATAATAAAGGTGTAATGAATAATGAAATAACAACTTTAATATTTAATATGTTAGAAGAACATGGAATAAAAACTCACTTTGTAAAAAAATTAAATGACAGAGATCAACTATGTCAAAGAGTAACAATATTTCCTTTAGAAGTAATAGTTAGAAATATAATAGCTGGTTCTATGGCTAAAAGAGTTGGAATTAAAGAAGGAACTAAAATAAACAATACTATATTTGAAATTTGTTATAAAAATGATGAATATGGAGATCCTTTAATAAATGATCACCATGCAGTAGCAATGGGACTTGCAACTTATGATGAATTAAAAGAAATCTATGATATCACTGGAAAAATTAACAATCTTTTAAAAGAAAAATTCGATAAAATTGGAATAACTTTAGTAGATTTCAAAATTGAATTTGGTAAAAACTCTAAAGGAGAAATCTTACTTGCTGATGAAATTACTCCTGATACTTGTAGATTATGGGATAAAGAAACTGGAGAAAAACTAGATAAAGATAGATTCAGAAGAGATTTAGGAAATATAGAAGAAGCATATATAGAAGTTGTAAAAAGATTGACTGAAGCAAAATAAAATTTAAAAACAAGGATTTATTCATAAAAAAGGAGAAATAAAAAAATGGGTATATTAGCTTTGCACTCAAAAAAGGTTAGAAAGGACTTAGTAGGAATTGCATATTATGGAATGTATGCTTTACAACACAGAGGACAAGAAGGAGCAGGTTATACTATCTGTGATTCTAAAACTAATAATGAAGTTAGAATAAAGACAGTTAAAAATATTGGACTTGTTTCAGATGTTTTTAAAGTTGAAGATTTCCAAAAATATATTGGGAATATTTTGATAGCACATACAAGATATGGTAGCAAAAATACTGTTTCTATTAGAAACTGTCAACCTATAGGTGGAGAGTCTGCAATGGGGTATATATCTCTTGTACATAATGGTGATATATCAAATAGAGAAGAATTAAAGCAAGAATTATTAAACAATGGTTCTTTATTTCAAACATCAATAGATACTGAAATT harbors:
- the purE gene encoding 5-(carboxyamino)imidazole ribonucleotide mutase, whose protein sequence is MKVGIIFGSKSDVDVMKGAADCLKKFGIEYTAHVLSAHRVPELLEETLEKFEKEDYGVIIAGAGLAAHLPGVIASKTVLPVIGVPIKAAVEGLDALFSIVQMPKSIPVATVAINNSYNAGMLAVEILAVGNKDLRGKLLEFRKEMKEDFKKNIHVEL
- the purC gene encoding phosphoribosylaminoimidazolesuccinocarboxamide synthase, producing MEKGKFIYEGKAKQLYETDDKDLVIVHYKDDATAGNGAKKGTIHNKGVMNNEITTLIFNMLEEHGIKTHFVKKLNDRDQLCQRVTIFPLEVIVRNIIAGSMAKRVGIKEGTKINNTIFEICYKNDEYGDPLINDHHAVAMGLATYDELKEIYDITGKINNLLKEKFDKIGITLVDFKIEFGKNSKGEILLADEITPDTCRLWDKETGEKLDKDRFRRDLGNIEEAYIEVVKRLTEAK